GCAAGTCTTGCACCTCGTCCTGATGCAATTATGAGACATTTCATTTACATACGCCCCTTTTTTACACAGATTTCTATCAATCTCTTTTTGGTAAATTCTTTGCCTCTGATATATAAGCAAGAAGATTTTGAAAAATTAATACAGTCGTTTTTCTTGCACTTGATTATATCAAATTTTCTGGGGAAGTCAAGTTGTTAACAGCAGTCAAATAAATGGTCGACTTTCACCGATCCTTGTTATTATATTGTTATATTGTACGGCATTTGTGCGGTCCATCTGCCAAAATAGCCCGCATTGTTCTGTTTTCAGCATATGCGGGACACTCTAGCTGAAATCTAAACGGCACATTCATCAATCTTTTGACTGTTTGTTATCCATAACTTCCCAATAAGTTGGACTACATTCATAAGGTTAGAGGAACGGAGTGCTCGTCCGTAGGTTACTGTGTACATCAAATAGCTATTATTTTAATCTTAGGTTCAACAGTGTGCCGATGTAATAACTCCTCACTGTTAAATCCTCTCCATTGACACACATCTTGATGTATATATAATTATAAGTAGATTTATGATAAATTAACTGGAGGAGATAAAAATCTATTTGTGGCGTTGTAGTAACAGATTCGAAAAAGGCAAGGGTAGTAATTAGGTAGAAGAAGTGGGTCATTAAGATTCCCGAAGTAAAGAATTAGAATTAAACTGGGATCTCATTGAGTATTGGCTTTCTCAAGGCACTTAACCTACCTATACTGTGATTTAACCGATTACATAAGAAGGAGGTAAATCATGAACAATCTTAGAGAGCTTATCGAATACATTGAAAAAGCATTAGTAGATAATCCGGAAAAAGTTGAGGTAAAGGAAATCGCCGGAGAAAAGAGCATTATATATGAGCTTAAAGTCGGTGAAGGTGATCTGGGTAAAGTAATTGGTAAAGAAGGCAGAACAGCAAAGGCTGTCAGAACAATCATTACCGCTGCGGCAATGAAACAAGGGAAACGCGTAGTATTAGAGATTATCGAATAATGATGTCTTGTATATCTTGTCTTTTTCATCCTGTTTTACACACGTCTAACCCTGTATCTATTTCATTGAAATTGATGGTATCATTACAAGGAAAGTAGTCAAGGTTAGATAAAAAACCACAAATTGTAGCACGCGGGGAAATTCCGCAATTTTAAAAAAGTGCGGGGCCACTTCCTTTTTTGTGCCATATTTCAGGTGTCTCTTAGCCATATGTTGATAACAGTGAGATAAGGCCGATTACGGTGATATAATTTCAGATCTATTGATGCCACTAAATAATAGAATAATAGACAGAAAATCCAAATGTGCTTAGCACATTTTTGATTGCAGTAATAATATTTAGATATCAGTGATGATTATAAGGAACCTCTCGAAATAAAAATTGACATTCCACTGAATTTGGATATACTTATTCTAAATCAAGGAGGTTTTATGAATATATACGTAGGTAATTTGTCGCGTGATACTACTGACAACGATTTACAGAAGGCTTTTGAAGCCTTTGGACAGGTTCTATCTGTAAGAATTGTCAAAGATAAGTTCGGTGGACAACCAAGAGGATTCGGGTTCGTAGATATGCCGAACAACAAAGAAGCCCAGGCTGCCATCGACGGTTTGAATGGCAAGGTGTTCATGGGCCAAGCACTCAATGTTAACGAAGCACGTCCTCGTCCAGATCATCGAGGCGGCGGAAAACGAGAAGGCGGTGGTAGAGGTCGCTCCTGGTAGAATATATTCAAACAATATAAATCCGTTGCAGAACTCTGCAAACCCACATGATTTTAACAGTGTCGCAGAAGG
This candidate division WOR-3 bacterium DNA region includes the following protein-coding sequences:
- a CDS encoding RNA-binding protein, producing the protein MNIYVGNLSRDTTDNDLQKAFEAFGQVLSVRIVKDKFGGQPRGFGFVDMPNNKEAQAAIDGLNGKVFMGQALNVNEARPRPDHRGGGKREGGGRGRSW
- a CDS encoding KH domain-containing protein, which codes for MNNLRELIEYIEKALVDNPEKVEVKEIAGEKSIIYELKVGEGDLGKVIGKEGRTAKAVRTIITAAAMKQGKRVVLEIIE